A single window of Sulfitobacter sp. JL08 DNA harbors:
- a CDS encoding DUF2254 domain-containing protein, with protein sequence MITSLPATALRKLRQFTRKLWVRVVLMGLLAIASLGLTQLFNPVIPARFSVYLHEISADRLLDIIANAMLAVTTFALTVMVSVYRSSASQWTPRVHSLIMEDTTTQNTLAVFIGAYVYALTAIIMQELGVYSDEHGVVLFGVTVLVLLLIVIYLIRWTLHLQTLGSLLDTSRDLESQTRALLEDRREMPCLGANPLTRNTVISEAARDVLATETGYIRHIYPEALNEAAEKTGMNVYLVRAVGSFVFRGDILAHVSGTSETDSDTTDFDKTLLDHITIGDQRSYDQDPRFGLLAMGEIASKALSPGVNDPGTAIDIITRLGRILMVCKSAYDSDETIRHPFLWSRPMDPADLLEDAFGALARDGANNIEVQQRLQHTLTGLIEHAEPGIRTAAADMAALAYRRAQETLAFEDDRTRLTSSTCRTVLDQAG encoded by the coding sequence TTGATCACAAGCCTGCCCGCAACCGCCCTGCGAAAACTGCGCCAATTCACCCGCAAACTGTGGGTGCGCGTGGTGCTGATGGGCCTGTTGGCGATTGCATCACTGGGTCTAACCCAGTTGTTCAATCCTGTCATTCCCGCGCGGTTTTCTGTTTATCTGCACGAGATATCGGCAGACCGCCTGCTTGATATCATTGCAAACGCAATGCTGGCGGTCACAACATTTGCGCTGACCGTGATGGTGTCTGTCTATCGCTCGTCCGCCTCGCAATGGACACCGCGGGTGCACAGCCTGATCATGGAAGACACGACAACGCAAAACACGCTGGCCGTCTTCATCGGCGCCTATGTCTATGCGCTAACGGCCATCATCATGCAGGAACTGGGCGTGTATTCCGACGAACACGGCGTTGTTCTGTTTGGTGTGACCGTTCTGGTGTTGCTGCTGATCGTGATTTATCTGATCCGCTGGACCCTGCATTTGCAGACCCTTGGCAGCCTGTTGGATACCAGCCGCGATCTTGAAAGCCAGACCCGCGCCCTGCTGGAAGACCGACGAGAAATGCCCTGTCTCGGCGCCAACCCGCTGACCAGGAATACCGTGATCTCGGAAGCTGCACGCGATGTTCTGGCCACGGAAACCGGGTATATCCGTCATATCTATCCCGAAGCGCTGAACGAAGCGGCGGAAAAGACGGGCATGAACGTCTATCTGGTGCGCGCCGTGGGCAGCTTTGTGTTTCGCGGCGATATTCTGGCCCATGTCAGCGGGACAAGCGAAACAGACAGCGACACCACCGATTTCGACAAGACCCTGCTGGATCACATTACGATCGGCGACCAGCGATCCTATGATCAGGACCCGCGGTTCGGTCTGCTGGCGATGGGTGAGATTGCCTCAAAGGCGCTGTCGCCCGGTGTGAACGATCCCGGCACCGCGATCGATATCATCACGCGTCTGGGGCGTATCCTGATGGTTTGCAAAAGCGCATATGACAGTGACGAAACCATCCGTCACCCGTTTCTTTGGTCCAGACCGATGGATCCGGCAGATCTGCTGGAAGACGCGTTTGGCGCACTTGCGCGCGACGGGGCAAACAACATTGAAGTGCAGCAAAGGTTGCAACACACGCTGACCGGTTTGATCGAACATGCGGAACCGGGCATTCGCACCGCCGCCGCCGACATGGCCGCTCTGGCCTATCGCCGCGCGCAAGAGACCCTGGCCTTCGAAGATGACCGGACACGCCTGACATCCAGCACGTGCCGGACAGTTCTGGATCAGGCTGGCTGA
- a CDS encoding HlyC/CorC family transporter — translation MDTPASALDSAFWITTGVILFLLVLSGFFSGSETALTAASRGKLRAQADKGNKGARRALDITEDNERLIGSVLLGNNLVNILAASLATVIFTRAFGESGVALATLVMTLLVLIFAEVLPKTYAITNAERAAALVSPLIQVVIWVFSPIVAVVRLFVRGVLRLFGVQIDPDRNILAVREEIAGALQLGHSEGVVEKEDRDRILGALDLAERMVEEIMLHRSGIEMIDATHAPEQILNQCLESNHTRLPVFQGDQENIIGVVHAKDLLRAMHKLVRGKPGADGLKDFKIQDVAMPPYFVPETTTLDDQMRQFLRMRTHFALVVDEYGSLQGLITLEDILEEIVGEITDEFDPDAEHPIRKMDNGTFTVDGAMTIRDLNRATDWTLPDDEANTVAGLVIHEAQMIPSVGQVFSFHGFRFEVTARDGNRISKLKIRAL, via the coding sequence ATGGACACTCCTGCATCGGCTTTGGATAGTGCGTTCTGGATCACAACGGGGGTGATCCTGTTTCTGCTTGTCCTGTCCGGATTTTTTTCGGGGTCGGAAACGGCTTTGACGGCAGCGTCGCGCGGGAAATTGCGCGCTCAGGCCGACAAGGGCAACAAGGGGGCGCGTCGCGCGCTGGATATCACCGAAGACAACGAACGCCTGATCGGGTCGGTGTTGCTGGGCAACAATCTGGTGAACATTCTTGCAGCGTCACTGGCCACTGTTATTTTCACACGCGCCTTTGGCGAAAGCGGTGTGGCCCTGGCGACGCTGGTGATGACCCTGCTGGTTCTGATCTTTGCGGAAGTGTTGCCCAAGACCTATGCGATCACAAATGCGGAACGCGCCGCGGCATTGGTATCGCCGCTTATTCAGGTGGTGATCTGGGTTTTTTCGCCGATTGTCGCGGTGGTGCGCCTGTTCGTGCGCGGTGTGCTGCGCCTGTTTGGCGTCCAGATCGATCCTGATCGCAACATTCTGGCCGTGCGCGAGGAAATCGCCGGTGCGCTTCAACTGGGCCATTCCGAAGGGGTTGTCGAAAAAGAAGACCGGGATCGCATTCTGGGGGCGCTGGATCTTGCCGAACGCATGGTGGAAGAGATCATGTTGCACCGCTCGGGCATCGAAATGATTGATGCCACCCATGCGCCCGAACAGATCCTGAACCAGTGTCTGGAAAGCAACCACACCCGCCTGCCGGTGTTTCAGGGCGATCAGGAAAACATCATCGGCGTCGTGCACGCCAAGGATCTGCTGCGCGCGATGCACAAACTGGTGCGGGGCAAACCGGGCGCAGACGGTCTGAAGGATTTCAAAATTCAGGACGTGGCAATGCCGCCCTATTTTGTGCCCGAAACCACAACGCTGGACGACCAGATGCGCCAGTTTCTGCGCATGCGCACCCATTTCGCGCTGGTGGTGGATGAATACGGCTCGCTGCAGGGCCTGATCACGCTGGAAGATATTCTGGAAGAAATCGTGGGTGAAATCACCGACGAATTCGACCCCGATGCCGAACATCCGATCCGCAAGATGGACAATGGTACCTTTACCGTGGACGGGGCCATGACGATTCGCGATCTGAACCGCGCCACCGACTGGACCCTGCCCGATGACGAGGCCAACACGGTGGCCGGGCTTGTCATTCACGAAGCCCAGATGATCCCCAGCGTCGGACAGGTATTTTCGTTCCATGGCTTCCGGTTCGAAGTGACCGCGCGCGATGGCAATCGCATATCCAAACTTAAGATACGTGCGCTCTGA
- a CDS encoding nucleotidyltransferase family protein: MTVRVLLLAAGQSSRMSGADKLLMDVDGQPCLRTLALRAYAAGLPVTVTVPAPDHPRARVLVDLDVDVLAVPEANLGMGHSIGAGVASLPHGSSAVMVVPADMPELCSEDFTALAEAHERNPMAILRARDANGRHGHPVVFPSDLLGDLQRLSGDRGAAGIVQAHQGRCIFIDLPGQRATTDLDTPSDWADWRKSKKT, translated from the coding sequence ATGACAGTTCGGGTATTACTGCTGGCCGCTGGGCAGTCTTCGCGCATGAGCGGGGCTGACAAATTGCTGATGGATGTGGATGGGCAACCCTGTCTGCGGACACTCGCACTGCGGGCATACGCGGCGGGCCTGCCTGTCACTGTCACCGTTCCCGCGCCCGATCATCCGCGCGCCAGGGTGCTGGTCGATCTGGATGTTGATGTACTCGCGGTTCCCGAAGCGAATCTTGGGATGGGCCATTCGATTGGCGCAGGTGTCGCATCCCTGCCCCACGGCAGTTCTGCGGTGATGGTTGTGCCTGCGGATATGCCCGAATTATGCAGCGAAGATTTCACGGCACTGGCAGAGGCCCACGAACGGAACCCCATGGCGATCCTGCGCGCGCGTGACGCAAACGGGCGGCACGGCCATCCGGTGGTGTTTCCGTCCGATCTGTTGGGCGATCTGCAACGCCTGTCGGGCGATCGTGGGGCCGCCGGCATCGTTCAGGCCCATCAGGGGCGGTGCATCTTTATCGATCTGCCCGGCCAGCGCGCCACAACCGATCTGGATACGCCAAGTGACTGGGCAGACTGGCGGAAATCGAAAAAAACCTGA
- a CDS encoding GcvT family protein: MKTTSRVVVIGGGVVGASVLYHLTKLGWSDVMLLERSELTSGSTWHAAGGFHTLNGDTNMAALQGYTIRLYKELEEITGMSCGLHHVGGITLAEDQDRFDMLVAERAKHRFMGLETEIVTPEEIKKIAPVTNIDGIVGGLFDPLDGHLDPSGTTHAYAKAARMGGATIETHCMVRETNQRADGTWDVVTDKGTIHTEHLVNAGGLWAREVGAMAGLYFPLHPMEHQYLVTEDVPMIVEMMKDGVEHPHVMDPAGESYLRQEGKGLCIGFYEQKCRPWAVEGTPWSFGQDLLQDDFDKIEDSIAFAYKRFPDLERAGVKTVIHGPFTFAPDGNPLVGPVPGVRNYWAACGVMAGFSQGGGVGLMLAQWMVEGETERDTFAMDVARFGDWISPGYTLPKVIENYQKRFSVAYPNEELPAARPNRTTPMYDIFTEMGAVWGQQYGLEVANYFAQGDEPVYETPSFRRSDAFEATAREVNAVRSGVGINELHNFGKYLVKGAGARAWLDRIMAGRVPQPGRLSLTPMLSPKGKLIGDFTMSCLAEDEFQLTASYGSQAFHYRWFLQNLDEGVSVENISDRRNGFQIAGPNAAKVLAACTRSDISDMKFLDVRKMTVGMTDCIVQRVSYTGDLGFEIYCDPMGQRALWNVLWAAGQDHAMVPFGMRAMMSLRLDKFFGSWLSEFSPDYTAAETGLDRFISFKKNTDFIGRAAAEAEKASGPARQLCAFEVDADDADVNAYEPIWLDGSVQGFCTSGGYSHYAGKSIALGFVPTDRVAEGLAVEIEILGQMRPARLITEPLFDADGARMRG, from the coding sequence ATGAAAACCACCTCTCGTGTTGTTGTCATTGGCGGCGGAGTCGTCGGTGCGTCTGTTCTTTATCATCTCACAAAGCTCGGGTGGTCCGATGTGATGCTGCTGGAACGTTCCGAACTGACATCGGGGTCCACTTGGCATGCGGCGGGCGGGTTTCACACGCTGAACGGTGATACGAACATGGCGGCCCTGCAGGGGTATACGATCCGTCTTTACAAGGAACTGGAAGAAATCACCGGCATGTCCTGCGGGTTGCACCATGTGGGCGGCATCACACTGGCCGAAGATCAGGACCGGTTCGATATGCTGGTCGCAGAGCGGGCCAAGCACCGTTTCATGGGGCTGGAAACCGAAATCGTCACCCCGGAAGAGATCAAGAAGATCGCGCCCGTCACCAATATCGACGGCATTGTCGGCGGATTATTCGATCCGCTGGACGGGCATCTTGATCCGTCGGGCACCACCCACGCCTATGCCAAGGCCGCGCGCATGGGTGGCGCAACGATTGAAACCCATTGCATGGTGCGCGAAACCAACCAGCGCGCTGACGGCACATGGGATGTTGTGACCGACAAGGGCACGATCCACACCGAACATCTGGTCAACGCCGGTGGCCTCTGGGCGCGTGAAGTGGGCGCGATGGCGGGTCTTTATTTTCCGCTGCACCCGATGGAACATCAATATCTGGTGACAGAAGATGTTCCCATGATCGTCGAGATGATGAAGGACGGGGTGGAACATCCCCACGTCATGGACCCTGCCGGTGAAAGCTATCTGCGCCAAGAGGGCAAGGGGCTGTGCATCGGGTTTTACGAACAGAAATGTCGCCCATGGGCGGTTGAGGGAACGCCTTGGAGTTTCGGGCAGGACCTTCTGCAAGACGATTTTGACAAGATTGAAGACAGCATCGCCTTTGCCTACAAGCGCTTTCCCGATCTGGAACGCGCGGGCGTCAAGACTGTCATCCACGGTCCCTTCACCTTTGCGCCGGATGGAAACCCGCTGGTCGGCCCGGTGCCCGGCGTACGCAATTACTGGGCGGCCTGCGGCGTTATGGCGGGCTTTTCCCAGGGCGGCGGTGTCGGACTGATGCTGGCGCAATGGATGGTCGAGGGCGAAACAGAACGCGATACGTTCGCAATGGACGTTGCCCGGTTCGGAGACTGGATTTCTCCGGGCTATACGCTGCCCAAGGTCATCGAAAACTATCAGAAACGGTTCAGTGTCGCCTACCCGAACGAAGAACTGCCCGCCGCACGGCCCAACCGCACAACGCCGATGTATGACATATTCACCGAAATGGGCGCAGTCTGGGGCCAGCAATACGGGCTGGAAGTTGCGAACTATTTCGCGCAGGGCGATGAACCGGTTTATGAAACACCATCCTTCCGCCGCTCGGATGCGTTTGAGGCCACGGCGCGCGAGGTGAACGCGGTGCGCAGCGGTGTGGGTATCAACGAGCTGCACAATTTTGGCAAATATCTGGTCAAAGGCGCCGGAGCGCGTGCATGGCTTGACCGGATCATGGCGGGCCGTGTGCCGCAACCGGGCCGCCTGTCGCTGACCCCGATGCTGTCGCCCAAGGGCAAGCTGATCGGCGATTTCACCATGTCCTGTCTGGCCGAGGATGAATTCCAACTGACCGCGTCTTACGGATCACAGGCGTTCCACTATCGCTGGTTCCTGCAAAACCTTGATGAAGGTGTCAGCGTCGAAAACATCAGCGACAGGCGCAACGGTTTCCAGATCGCGGGGCCGAACGCGGCCAAGGTTCTGGCCGCCTGCACCCGCAGCGATATTTCGGATATGAAATTCCTGGATGTGCGCAAAATGACCGTCGGCATGACTGACTGCATCGTGCAGCGGGTCAGCTATACCGGTGATCTGGGGTTTGAGATTTACTGCGACCCGATGGGCCAGCGCGCGCTCTGGAATGTGCTGTGGGCTGCGGGGCAGGATCACGCCATGGTGCCATTCGGGATGCGTGCGATGATGTCGTTGCGACTGGACAAGTTCTTTGGCAGCTGGCTGTCCGAATTTTCGCCCGATTACACTGCCGCCGAAACCGGGCTGGACCGGTTCATCAGTTTCAAGAAAAACACTGATTTCATCGGCCGCGCCGCCGCCGAGGCGGAAAAAGCCAGCGGCCCCGCCCGCCAGCTTTGCGCCTTTGAGGTGGATGCCGACGATGCCGATGTGAATGCCTATGAACCGATCTGGCTGGACGGGTCGGTTCAGGGGTTCTGCACCTCGGGCGGATATTCGCATTATGCAGGCAAATCCATTGCGCTGGGCTTTGTCCCGACAGACCGTGTGGCCGAAGGCTTGGCTGTCGAGATCGAGATACTGGGCCAGATGCGCCCTGCCCGTCTGATCACCGAACCGCTGTTTGATGCTGACGGCGCGCGCATGCGCGGCTAG
- a CDS encoding GcvT family protein, whose translation MRTHAQAVVIGGGVIGCSILYHLTKLGWSDVVLLERDELTSGSTWHAAANIHGLHDSTNISRIQHYTMNLYNALEEETGQSCGVFQPGSLYLAQTEAREHQLRLQAAKAKLYGMNFHEVTRDEAERLHPLVNFDGIRCIMWEPDGGNVDPSGVTNAYAAGARQNGAEIMRFTPVTATTPQPDGTWIVETPKGNIRTEWVINAAGLWGREVAALAGIELPLQPTEHQYFVTETIDEIAALDRRLPSVADRDGEYYLRQEGKGLLVGAYEKNLKFWAENGTPLDFAHDLFPDDLERIEDNMMRAIDRVPAVGSAGVKRVINGPMIWSPDSNVILGPVPELQGYFCCNGIIPGFSQSGGMGLMVAQWIIEGEMKYDMFAWDMARFGLWAGKEFTKAKVGDQYANRFAIHFPNEERSAGRPCRTRPIYQMQKDMGAVFGLNYGWEHPLWFADAPGVKDTNGFTRQNWWEPVGAECKMLRDRAGIIDISNFAKYICKGPDAESWLNAVFANNMPKAVGRSCLTPLIGKRGGIAGDFTVTRLAEDEFWVIGSGIAERYHSRFFKEVPLPEGTTFESRTEAMCGFNVAGPQSRAMLQRLTNASLATQDFPFMRSKRIELAGVEVLALRVSFTGDLGWELHCAAQDQERLYTALIEAGKAVGAGPVGGRALMSLRVEKGYGSWSREYSPEYWPQEVGLDRLCKLDKDFLNKDAVAANLQKEAREHLVLLALDSGETDASNADATGGEPIFKNGKGIGRVTSGTYGYTVGQSLALGYVNGAQAGDSVEVMVLGKPHKATILHEPPFDPKGEKLRA comes from the coding sequence ATGCGCACCCATGCCCAAGCCGTAGTGATCGGAGGCGGCGTGATCGGCTGCTCGATCCTGTACCACCTGACCAAACTGGGCTGGTCGGATGTTGTTCTGCTGGAACGCGACGAGTTGACCAGCGGCAGCACATGGCACGCAGCGGCAAACATTCACGGATTGCACGACAGCACCAATATCAGCCGCATCCAGCACTACACGATGAACCTATACAACGCGCTTGAGGAAGAAACCGGCCAAAGCTGCGGCGTGTTCCAACCCGGAAGCCTGTATCTGGCCCAGACCGAAGCCCGCGAACATCAATTGCGCCTGCAGGCGGCCAAGGCCAAGCTTTATGGCATGAATTTTCACGAAGTGACCCGTGACGAGGCCGAACGCCTGCACCCGCTGGTAAACTTTGACGGCATCCGCTGTATCATGTGGGAACCCGATGGCGGCAATGTGGACCCCAGCGGCGTGACCAACGCCTATGCAGCCGGCGCGCGCCAGAATGGCGCGGAAATCATGCGGTTCACGCCGGTCACGGCCACCACGCCGCAGCCAGATGGCACATGGATCGTGGAAACGCCCAAAGGAAATATTCGCACCGAATGGGTGATCAACGCGGCGGGCCTGTGGGGGCGCGAAGTGGCGGCGCTTGCCGGGATCGAATTGCCCCTGCAACCTACGGAACACCAGTATTTCGTGACCGAAACTATCGATGAAATCGCCGCGCTGGACCGCCGTCTGCCATCAGTGGCCGACCGCGACGGCGAATATTACCTGCGTCAGGAAGGCAAGGGGCTGCTGGTCGGCGCCTATGAAAAGAACCTGAAATTCTGGGCCGAAAACGGCACCCCGCTGGATTTCGCCCATGATCTGTTTCCCGACGATCTGGAACGGATCGAAGACAACATGATGCGCGCGATCGATCGTGTGCCCGCTGTGGGCAGCGCCGGCGTCAAGCGGGTGATCAACGGTCCGATGATCTGGTCGCCCGACAGCAACGTGATCCTTGGGCCGGTGCCCGAACTGCAAGGCTATTTCTGCTGCAACGGCATCATTCCGGGCTTCAGCCAGTCGGGCGGCATGGGCCTGATGGTTGCGCAATGGATCATCGAAGGCGAAATGAAATACGATATGTTCGCCTGGGACATGGCGCGTTTTGGTCTTTGGGCAGGCAAGGAATTCACCAAGGCCAAGGTGGGCGATCAATACGCCAACCGCTTTGCCATCCATTTCCCCAACGAAGAACGCAGCGCAGGCCGCCCGTGCCGCACCCGCCCGATCTACCAGATGCAAAAGGACATGGGCGCGGTGTTCGGGCTGAACTATGGTTGGGAACACCCGCTGTGGTTTGCCGATGCACCAGGTGTGAAAGACACCAACGGTTTTACCCGCCAGAACTGGTGGGAACCGGTGGGTGCGGAATGCAAAATGCTGCGTGACCGCGCAGGCATCATCGATATTTCGAACTTTGCCAAATATATCTGCAAGGGTCCGGACGCCGAAAGCTGGCTGAACGCGGTCTTTGCCAATAACATGCCCAAAGCTGTCGGGCGGTCGTGCCTGACGCCGCTGATTGGCAAACGGGGCGGCATTGCAGGTGATTTCACCGTGACGCGCCTTGCCGAAGACGAATTCTGGGTCATCGGCTCAGGCATCGCCGAACGCTACCATTCGCGCTTCTTCAAGGAAGTCCCCTTGCCCGAAGGCACCACATTCGAAAGCCGGACAGAAGCGATGTGCGGATTCAACGTGGCCGGCCCGCAAAGCCGCGCAATGTTGCAGCGGCTGACCAATGCCTCGCTCGCGACCCAGGATTTTCCGTTCATGCGCTCAAAGCGGATCGAACTTGCCGGGGTTGAAGTGCTGGCCCTGCGCGTATCTTTTACCGGCGATCTGGGATGGGAGTTGCACTGCGCGGCGCAGGATCAGGAACGGCTTTACACTGCCCTGATCGAGGCTGGCAAAGCCGTCGGCGCAGGCCCCGTGGGCGGGCGCGCACTGATGAGCTTGCGGGTCGAAAAAGGCTATGGCAGCTGGTCGCGTGAATATTCACCCGAGTACTGGCCACAGGAAGTTGGCCTGGACCGGTTATGCAAGCTGGACAAGGATTTTCTCAACAAGGACGCGGTGGCCGCCAACCTGCAAAAAGAGGCGCGCGAACATCTGGTTCTGCTGGCTCTGGATAGCGGCGAAACCGATGCCTCCAACGCCGATGCCACGGGTGGGGAGCCCATTTTCAAGAACGGCAAGGGGATCGGGCGCGTAACATCGGGCACCTATGGCTATACGGTCGGGCAATCGCTGGCGCTTGGCTATGTCAACGGGGCGCAAGCTGGCGACAGTGTCGAGGTGATGGTTCTGGGAAAACCGCACAAGGCGACAATCCTGCACGAGCCGCCCTTTGACCCCAAAGGCGAAAAACTGCGCGCTTAG
- a CDS encoding Hint domain-containing protein — translation MVVSNEDPNAAHLIGFWDFLKPDAGKDTGLADGIAQNGKFEGGARASGGQLKTDGYGDYFDVDGETVSAGNDTPFDLAKGTIALQFTQDCHIGSSPDTLVNRGEYADRATEGYFQMRVTRDGRVEVMHCADGEDVLLKTDAGFFDEGDTVKATYAWDDTKGVVLQVENLTKGTTQTIEAATTGLTLDIGDNDDEVFTFGARESDDGQYNQFFDGSIDFVAVYNIDTINSGTTPPQGNGIVSGTDGDDVIDLAYTGDPEGDRVDANDAILPGQGPNDDIIVAGAGNDIVRGEQGDDTIFAGTGNDTVFGGDGDDTISGGSGDDTLNGGDGTDIISGDIGNDTINGGAGADAMAGGADRDTFLGATAGDIIDGGESTSSGNVLDDFDTLDLTGAGEANNPGGRAVVEYDTNPENGIVRFLDANGNETGSLQFTNIENVIEDVICFTPGTLIATPKGERLVETLKAGDRVITRDNGIQEIQWLGQRGVLGTELLRKPHLKPVMIKAGALGNGLPEHDTMVSPNHRVLVASDKTALYFEEREVLVAAKHLTGLKGVDVVNVTQTSYIHMMFAQHEVILSNGSWTESFQPGDYSLQGIGNAQRNEIMELFPELKTRKGLDGYVSARRSLKKHEARILTK, via the coding sequence ATGGTGGTGAGTAACGAGGATCCCAATGCGGCCCATCTGATCGGCTTTTGGGACTTTCTGAAACCGGACGCAGGCAAAGACACCGGTCTTGCCGATGGCATCGCGCAAAATGGCAAATTCGAAGGCGGCGCACGGGCATCCGGCGGGCAGTTGAAAACCGATGGCTACGGCGACTATTTTGATGTCGACGGCGAAACCGTTTCGGCAGGGAACGACACACCGTTCGATCTGGCCAAGGGCACGATTGCGCTGCAATTCACGCAGGATTGCCATATCGGATCCTCGCCCGATACGCTGGTCAACCGCGGCGAATATGCCGATCGCGCCACCGAAGGTTATTTCCAGATGCGTGTCACGCGCGACGGCCGTGTCGAGGTGATGCACTGCGCCGATGGCGAAGATGTGCTGCTCAAGACCGACGCGGGTTTCTTTGACGAAGGCGATACGGTCAAGGCAACTTATGCGTGGGATGACACCAAGGGTGTTGTTCTGCAGGTCGAAAACCTGACCAAAGGCACGACACAGACGATCGAAGCGGCGACCACCGGCTTGACGCTGGACATTGGCGATAATGATGACGAAGTGTTTACATTCGGCGCCCGTGAATCCGACGACGGCCAGTACAATCAGTTCTTTGACGGATCGATCGATTTTGTTGCCGTCTACAACATTGACACAATCAATTCCGGCACAACCCCGCCTCAGGGCAACGGCATAGTGTCGGGCACTGATGGCGATGATGTCATCGATCTGGCCTACACCGGCGACCCCGAAGGCGACCGTGTCGATGCCAATGACGCGATCCTGCCGGGGCAAGGGCCAAACGACGATATCATCGTGGCCGGCGCCGGCAACGATATCGTGCGCGGCGAACAGGGCGATGATACGATATTCGCCGGCACCGGAAACGACACGGTCTTTGGGGGTGACGGAGACGATACCATTTCGGGCGGGTCGGGCGATGACACGCTGAACGGCGGCGACGGCACCGATATCATTTCCGGCGATATTGGCAACGACACGATCAATGGTGGCGCCGGAGCGGACGCAATGGCTGGCGGCGCGGACCGCGACACGTTTCTCGGGGCGACCGCAGGTGACATTATCGATGGCGGGGAAAGCACATCATCGGGCAATGTGCTGGATGATTTCGATACACTGGATTTGACCGGCGCGGGCGAGGCGAACAACCCCGGCGGGCGCGCCGTGGTGGAATACGACACCAACCCTGAAAACGGCATCGTCCGGTTTCTGGATGCCAATGGCAACGAAACCGGATCGCTGCAATTTACCAACATCGAAAACGTGATCGAAGATGTAATCTGTTTTACGCCCGGAACGCTGATCGCAACGCCCAAGGGCGAACGGCTTGTCGAAACACTTAAGGCGGGCGACCGCGTAATCACTCGCGACAACGGAATTCAGGAAATTCAGTGGTTGGGCCAAAGGGGCGTTCTGGGCACCGAACTGCTGCGCAAGCCGCACCTGAAACCGGTCATGATCAAGGCCGGCGCCCTTGGCAACGGGTTGCCCGAACATGATACAATGGTCAGCCCAAACCACCGCGTTCTGGTGGCCAGTGACAAGACAGCGCTGTATTTCGAAGAACGCGAAGTGCTGGTTGCGGCCAAGCACCTGACCGGATTGAAGGGGGTCGATGTGGTGAACGTGACGCAGACCAGCTATATCCACATGATGTTTGCCCAACACGAAGTGATCCTGTCCAACGGATCATGGACGGAAAGCTTTCAGCCCGGTGATTATTCACTGCAGGGCATCGGAAACGCGCAACGCAATGAAATAATGGAACTTTTCCCTGAACTGAAAACCCGTAAGGGGCTTGACGGCTATGTGTCCGCGCGCCGGTCTCTGAAAAAGCACGAGGCCCGTATCCTCACGAAATAG
- a CDS encoding site-specific tyrosine recombinase XerD has product MRPTDDYHWISTFLEAQAAELGAAMNTLLAYGRDLKDCAAWLDQHGSDFGKASREDIEAYLIACDAQGLSRATRARRLSAIKQIYRFAFEESWRTDNPAIQIKGPGRAQRLPKTLDIPEVDGLLAAARTVGRSPADRLRNTCLMELLYATGMRVSELVALPVSAARGDPRMLLVLGKGGKERMVPLSPPARDALAAWLAEWDRQRETERARGIPPPRHLFPSRGKSGHLTRHRFYLLIKELAVAGGVAPDKVTPHTLRHAFATHLLANGADLRVIQTLLGHADVATTEIYTHVLDERLSELVLEHHPLTKTGARKPTEDT; this is encoded by the coding sequence ATGCGCCCGACGGACGATTATCACTGGATATCGACATTTTTGGAAGCGCAGGCCGCCGAGTTGGGGGCCGCCATGAATACATTACTGGCCTACGGGCGCGATCTGAAGGATTGCGCGGCATGGCTTGATCAGCACGGCAGCGATTTTGGCAAGGCGTCCCGGGAGGATATCGAAGCCTATCTGATCGCATGTGATGCGCAGGGCCTGTCCCGGGCAACCCGCGCACGGCGGCTGTCTGCGATCAAACAGATTTACCGCTTTGCCTTTGAAGAAAGCTGGCGAACAGACAATCCGGCGATCCAGATCAAGGGGCCGGGCCGTGCGCAGCGCCTGCCCAAAACGCTGGATATCCCCGAGGTTGACGGCCTGCTGGCCGCGGCCCGCACCGTTGGCCGCAGCCCTGCTGACAGGTTGCGCAACACCTGCCTGATGGAACTGCTTTATGCGACTGGCATGCGCGTGAGTGAGCTTGTCGCGCTGCCGGTCAGCGCAGCGCGGGGAGATCCGCGCATGTTGCTGGTTTTAGGTAAGGGCGGCAAGGAACGCATGGTTCCCTTGTCCCCGCCGGCCCGTGACGCGCTGGCGGCATGGCTGGCCGAATGGGATCGCCAGCGAGAAACCGAAAGGGCCAGGGGCATCCCGCCGCCGCGCCATCTGTTTCCGTCGCGCGGCAAATCAGGCCACCTGACGCGACACAGGTTCTATCTGCTGATCAAGGAACTGGCTGTTGCCGGTGGGGTCGCGCCCGACAAGGTAACACCCCATACTTTGCGCCATGCCTTTGCCACCCATCTTCTGGCCAACGGTGCGGATTTGCGGGTGATCCAGACATTGCTGGGGCATGCGGATGTGGCGACAACGGAAATTTACACGCACGTTCTGGATGAACGCCTGAGCGAACTGGTTCTGGAGCATCATCCGCTGACCAAGACTGGTGCCCGCAAACCGACCGAAGACACCTGA